aagaccacaaattttaaaaatatatattttattttctaaaaatttgcgTCAAGTTTAAATTAGACgaacaaataaaatgaagggagtaaatcttttttcttattttattatgtttacgatttcaaagaatgatagttaggatttcacaactttccccTCATTTCGCGCCTAGGGTATTATTGCTTTCTtcggggtggggtggggtgggtggggtgtttcaaagtggatattcgtggttgtaaacataataaaataagaaaaaagttacTGACCCAGAACcacgaatatccactttgaaacccagCGAAAAAGAAAACTGTGAAACCCtagccgcgaaatgagggaGAAGGGTGAAATCGTTTCTGGAAAATGAGGGGAAAAAGAGTAATtaagatttagggatttagtctatgtggcagtggaacCCTGTTGGCGTGCAATGTGGTAGTGGAACCCTATTGACGTGCAATTTGGcatccacatggcatttaacaacttttGTTAATAAGAAAGACACTTTTGACCTAATAGTTTGAGGGAAAGGGTaattttgagccgaaatatagtttcTGGGTAAATATAAgctatttcaaataatttaagagtattttttacttttttttttagtttatgtgACAGTGAAACCCTATTGGCGTGTAACGCGACATCCATGCGGCatccacatgacatttaacaacttccgttaataagaagggaacttttgacccaatagtttgacaggaagggtagttttgagccgaaatatagtttaacgtaaatatgagctatttcgaatagtttaagaatattttgacccttttccgcATATTCAATAGAATTTCTCGAGGTTTGAGGAGTAAAATTGTGTATCTGTAGCTTTGGTTCAATGAAATTTATCTATTATCGGTATGTAAATATGCTAATTAAATCATTATAGAACCATTAAGATATTGATTTATCGATTATTTGTTTATCGGTAATTGATCATTTTTGTTCGACTATCACGAAAAAATCACTTATAAATAAGATGACAAATCAAATAAACTTGAAAATAACTTAGAAACAAGATGACAAATCAAATAAACTATGCACATGAATTAAGAGAGGGGTTAAAACATTCCTTAACTAAGATGACTCTATATTCGAGGGGACTCGAACCGAAACCTCTTAGTTAAGGATGAAGGGGTATTTATCACTTCACCACAACCCTTATTGGTTGCGCACACATACTTCGTTTTGAATTTGGACAAAGTTTTGTTTAacccttaatttattttagattgttcgcgtaaaaaaactttttaaaatgaccttttactttaaaaattaattgttcaAGTTAGTCATACAGTATTAGGTAAATTGTCGGATAATCGTATATTAGTAGATAGGGGGTGTTCACGGGATGATTTGGATCGGTTATTGatcaaaactaaaatcaaaCCAACTTAATcggttttaaaattatcaaaaccaaaccaaaccaaatatagtatatatttaTCGATTTGGTTGTTATTAATTTTGGTTCGGTTTGATTTGGTTATTCGGTTATTAACCatagacaaaaataaaagaaacaactcattcaaaacataaaaaaagtgACAACAATTCATTTTAAATCGAAAATAGTTAGAATGACTAACATTATAGAACTTTCAATAATTGAATTTACTCTTACTAAAGCttcaaaaatcattattttggcgtagaagaaagagaaagtgaTATTTTCAATCTCATAAAGAATTAATCATAGAcacattcatatacataaaaCCAATAAGATAAATATTCTCACCTTGgacattttttctttcataaattataaatacattttgattaaaacacatataagatctttaaaattgtttataaaaataatattatgtatgtatattaataaaatatatgtatataaattattGGTTCGGTTggttatttattcaattttttccgAACAAAACCATAACCAATCCATATACTAtcgatttttaaaaatctaaaaccAAACCACACCTAACCCAAATAAAAATCGGTTAAGTTAGTCGTCTTGGTTCAGCTTTTCAGTTTGGATCGATTTTTATCCAAACCGTGAACACCCCTATTAGTAGATATTTCAAGTGTTGGTACcttctttaaaatgaaaatagaaatcttttacttgttatttgaatattttaaaagatttatcTGTTagaatcttttttaaaaatcaagCGAAACTTTGTTATTCGAatgtgaaaaaagaaaagtgtTTAAACGCTTCAAAATTGTCTTCTTTCGAATGGTAAGTAAAAACTGCGCTTCATAATAGGCCATGTTAGGATGTTTATTAAACGtaattaaaatttacatatttttataaatttaaattatattgattttgtCAACGTCAAACTCCAAATAATTTTTACGTATCTAAATGAGGATTAAATCACTATTTCTTTGAACAAATAACTCAACAATAAActaattgaattaataaataatattagatCAATTCTTGAAAATTATGAATTCATATGCATCATGATTTTGAGAATAAATATACTCACctgcatttttaaaaaataatatactttataaaataaacagATTTTGAACGCTTGACTAACCGGAATGATGATATCTAGTTTTATGTTAGGCTTTGCATCTAATTAAggggaactttcacatatagcaaacataaaaattcatatttgtatacaatagcaaagtttgcataattgcattCCATAGtaaacatataaatgtataattcgctatacatatacaattgaagcgaattgtataaaacgatgtgtataaaacgagaaagagtaAGAGACTCGagcagagaattgtataaaacgagaaagagaaagagacttgagcgaaaaattgtataaaacgaattgtataattataagtgtataaaacgattatatacaatttgaatttttataaaatgagaaagagagaaaggcaaaagagacttgggcagggaatatacaattgaatcgaattgtataaaacgagaaagagagaaattatatacaatttgaatttgtataaaacgagaaagagagaaaaacaaaggaAACTGGGCAgaggagtatttttattgtataattataagtgtatatgacgaaaatatatgtatgtgtatgtgtatatacaattttctctcgctttatacaaacagaaacacaatttatacatttcgtttctgtttgtataagcaaGAGAGGTAAGGGTGACAAGCGAGattagggagagtggcgagcgtgatctgagagaggggaacaaaaatatatgtatttatacaattttctctcgctttatacaaatagaaacaaattttatacacttgtgtttgtataaaagtgaaaggaagcgagcgagagaggagagtggcgagcgagagtttgaaGACTCGCAAACAGTTTGCTGCGggatacaattaaattaaaggatAATTATagcaattaatttgatttattaatttgtcattatatacaattttctgtATAATTAAAGTGGTGAACCTATAATTAGGATTTACTAGATTTAATGGGCTTTGCATTGTGGAAACGACttcaaaagaataataattgatattataaagttaatagttatacataattataatatatttatatatatttaattaaaagttatTGAGTTCAACTCAATTTTAATCAAACATGGTGATTCGGTCTTGTACGTACATTCATGACGTGTCACTAAATCAATGGTCATACAATATGGGTTGAGATTCACaagataagaagaaaataataagaattaaaaaaaaagaagagtttttttaaattttttttatatatatatatatatatatgaataccaaaataaataataaatgtgaaaaaaatcCAAAGTCAGAAGATTTCtggaattaattatttttgtttatcctTTTCTGGAAAATTGCATAATATCTGAGTCAATTTTGATGATGTTTGTAGGCCATGTTGAGCCATAGACTACATATGTATTTAGTTGTGtcaaatatatcttaaaaaatggtaattcaaaTTTTCAGTAATATTAGTGGCAAGTTATGATTTTTGCTAAGAGAATTCAGActataaaaagtaaatatacgatgaagttaaagaatattattcaataaatatagggaaaattgtatttaatagcaaattaataacctaaaataaatggagtagctattgtttaatttaattgtgccccatagcaaacgtttgccaaAGTTTGccagtcgcctctctcccaaaattctCGCTCGCCATCTCCcgttctcgctcgccactctccctctgctcgtctctctcgctttatatacacatgcaaaaatatatatatcttcgtgttatacacttaataatacaatttacaaacattttacttcgattcaattgtatacaagtgcaaattttatacaaatattgtagcgaaaaaggccagcgaattatacaattgcgaattatacaattacaatgaaatacaattttctcttgctttatacaacagaagtgtataaattgtgtttctatttttgtacaaagcgagagaaaaacatatatcatctttctatacacttataattatacaatatacaaacattttacttcgattcaattgtgtgcaaagcaaattttatacacatattgcagcgaaataggccagcgaattatacaattgcgcattatacaattgcagtgaaataggccagcgaattatacaattgcagcgaaataggctagcgaattatataatttaggccagcgaatcatacaattgtatatgtatagcgaggccagcgaattatacaatttaggccagcgaattatacagttatatgtttgctatggagcgcaattatgcaaactttgctatagcatacaaatatgaattttttgtttgctatatgtgaaagttgcccaataatatatatacattaaaaaaaattgacctatatatataagtataatttttcgatgaaaaataaaaaaaatattaattccaCCTGATCAGTAGATTCAACGTGCAATTTAAATAActcaaatataattcaaattttaaatccgGATCGATAGAGCAAAATTTTTTAGTGTGAAATACAAGATTTAAAGGTATGAAGAAGAACATATTGCAAAGATCTTTGTAATGTTGGAAGTATACAACATATGAACCCTACTTTTGTTGGATTTTTTGTGCCCatatcttgtttttttttctgttaTCCATTGAGATTTTCCATGTTATAAGTGTcagtaaattaaaaaataataatacaaaattaactAACACTACAATGATTGATTATGGGAAATAAGTTCCTTTTATTTCTATGTCCACCATCCATGTTTGCATTTTTCTTAACCTAGAtagatttatttcttttcttgcaACAAGTGTGTTTTGTTTTGCATGgacatgaaaagtactataataTGCGTTCTCTGTGAGTTCAATTCGATCTATTTTTTTCTCACTTAAATTGTACACGTAAAAAAGGATAGTTTAGAATACAAAACACGAGTCCGGGGAAGGGCCTCCCATCAAGGAATATGAAATCGTGCACAATATACTTTGACGCAAGCAATAATTCTATTGTtgctttaaatatttctttttcgaactgtacatgtatatatatatatatatgaaaagaatggatatatataaaaggtataaacttattttgaatttgatatatttaaattttgaatttaccaCTGAATAgtacaatattatatattatatagagCTTAATTATATGTCTCTTTCTTTCAAGCATATAGCTagatttctttctatttttgcaAGAAGTGTGTTTTGTTTTGCATGGACATGAAAAGTACAAGGGAGAATGTGATGTGTTACGTGACTTCaactgaattcattgctttaattattgtttttccttcaatttttacacaaataaaaaagggatattttCGTGCACGAAATATAATGTGTTCACATAGGGTTATCGAAAAGGCTAGTTGCATCACTCCAATAAAGTGTGATGTAGACCGTCTATATATCCAGACTCAAACATCAATAATCGATTTACCGTTCAAACTCATAATTTATAGGTGATAATTTATTACCATTATTTCAAGACTcccatcactttttttttccaaacgtttaaattctgaatttgcCACTAAACAACTAGTACTACTATATAGAGCTTATATGTCTCTTTGATTTATTTCAATCATATACATATCTTGCTTCTATTTATCTCTACATTGACAtagcaaaaatatttattttgtgaaagAGTCAAATATGGATTCAAATTCTTCTGAATATCTTCTAAACCATGCAACAACTCTTCCTTCTGTTTATTATCAAACCAATAATAAAGAGAATggtaattttattgatttgggACTAAGTCTTAGAGCTTTGCAGCCTGAGGCCTATTATCCATCTACTCATGGTATGTTTATGTTTCCATCTTTTACTTCTCAAGTCTATTCTTCAATCAACTTTTTGGTCCCATTTGATATTTAGTGTCTGTATTACGATTCGATTAATTCAGATTTGCATTATATAAGACCTATTTAAGAGAGAAGCACTCCTTATACCAGACATTTTTCATATCTCGAGACTCTGGTTAAGGGTGAAACATCCCAAGTCTTCTCCTTAATCATTGTATACTGATGTTATAAGATTGATGAGcatatttttaatttggaaacaatttaattttttatgttatttttatgaatcattcttattcttatgtatatatatatatagttatagaAGTGACATGAAAAGTTTAAAGAGTGTTTTGACCAAGCTATTGGGAAGTTGGAATTTTTTCGTTAAAATTCATTGATATTAGTGAAACTAATATATAATGGATTTAATCTATATTGTTCGGActatttaaaaaagttattgtgGATGTGCATCGAACCCTTCATAAGTACATTATTTGATGATATGATATAACTCTAGTAACATTTTTAGAGAGTCCGAACAACATAATTAGGACTTAATTGTTAAGTACTTTATGTAGGTGGCTATGATGAGTTGATAGATTGGCAACATTTGCATCCACAATTAAGCAAAAATTCAAGAAGTGAATATcctacaaattttaataattatgatgATGAAAGTGAAGGGATTCAAAGCAAAGAGAGATGGGAATATGTGAAAGTTAATATGGATGGAGTTATTGTTGGAAGAAAAATTTGTATTCTTGAACATTCAAGCTATTCTAGCATTGCAACACAACTTGAAGACATGTTTGGTATGTTCCAACctatcaaaattatcatttattatcacacTATCATTAggtcatttttaatttatttataggTAGGTCGCGATGTCAAATAAGCGAATTGCACTGAATTTGAACAGGTCAAAACTGAATTAATAAATGAGCAGGTGAATTATTCGTTTtttaacaatatatttaattacctcataatttgttttttttcttttataaatggtaaaggaaaacaaaatatGGATGGGCTAAGGCTATTCCAAGATGGTTCAGAGTTCTCATTATTTTACAAAGATAGGAATGACCAATGGAGGATTGTTGGTGATGTTCCATGGAagtgagtattttttttttatatgaaaaagtactttttgatattattaggCAGGGACAATTAAATTAACCTATGAAAATATGATTTACCGTAGTCCACGTTCAATCAAATTAATGATTGAACGATAAAATTAACTTATGCAAATATGATTTGTCTGATTAGTCTAAGTTCAACCGAACTAATGATTCATTCATTTGTGTATATTGATATGTGTCGGAttctattcaatttttttttaaaaaaaaagagatatttgAACTAAGTCTAGATGATTAATCCAAAATAATCCgtgaagaaatatttttatacaatacaTATTTTGGGGGTAAAGGGATTACATTAAACCCCTTTACTTGAGTTTACATGATTTGACTTGTGATAACATGTTTgttatcattttataaaatttaaattaatgttatcatcatatagattcatcatactttataaataacattatcatttaaataattttaataccGTTAACATAGAAAACTTAAATTCTTATTATTCATACAGCGAATTTGCAGATCGAGTAAAGAGGCTAAGAATTATGAGGAAAGATGAAGCATTCTTCCCCAACTAATCATCTTTTACTAAGTTATGTTTGATAAATTTCTGACATGTTTtagttttattaatatttctgttAATTGAGTGACCATATTAATTAGGTCCATGGTAATATATAGCTTATGTGGTATTGTATTAAAAGTTAATTGTTTCTACATCTTAATAGATCAatgctattttattttttttggcttCAAAATATTTGTCCAttaaacttgattataaatattaagattattagataataaatttttttaaataactttatcGTAAATCAAAATGTTTATTAGATAATTATCTATGGTTAAGAGATCGAACTTAATAGCGGGCTTGTAGCCCAAAGTGATTGGATTGATATTGGGCCATCCCATAAGATTGGGCTTCCCTAGCCTACCCTATCCAGGAACAAACCTAGatcacaacaattttttttttttaaaaaaagtcgaGTTATTTGATACCTGTTCTGATGAAATGTAATATATGAATGTTGAAATTGCGTGTAAGATGAGGAAAAAAATCTTAACAAACATGAACAAGTTTtagtgaataatttttttttaagcttaaaattaatgttttgcTTACAGATTCGATAAAATTCGATGACAGAGAATGAAACTCCTAAATTTACAGTAAAAAATTATCTAACATGTATGACTAAATTATCACAAGACCAATAAATcgtatttttctaaaatttcaatatttataaa
The window above is part of the Solanum pennellii chromosome 5, SPENNV200 genome. Proteins encoded here:
- the LOC107020105 gene encoding auxin-responsive protein IAA32 → MDSNSSEYLLNHATTLPSVYYQTNNKENGNFIDLGLSLRALQPEAYYPSTHGGYDELIDWQHLHPQLSKNSRSEYPTNFNNYDDESEGIQSKERWEYVKVNMDGVIVGRKICILEHSSYSSIATQLEDMFGKQNMDGLRLFQDGSEFSLFYKDRNDQWRIVGDVPWNEFADRVKRLRIMRKDEAFFPN